One stretch of Archangium lipolyticum DNA includes these proteins:
- a CDS encoding type I polyketide synthase produces MSDDVKDELKQRLARAVLAMQKMQARIDALELARTEPIAIVGMGCRFPGGADTPEAYWKLLAEGREAIRREPASRRSGAEGSGARWGGYLDDVSGFDAGFFGISPREAASLDPQQRLLLEVVWEALEHAGVDPERLAGSPTGVFVGLTGNDYERLLPSAPGQVDAYFVTGNGHCFPPGRLSYLLGLQGPSLAVDTACSSSLVAVHLACQSLRGGECNLALAGGVNLILDSFITEGLVRMQALSPNGRCSAFDARANGFVRGEGCGVVVLKRLSDAKAQGDDILAIIRGSAINQDGRSTGFTAPNVLAQQALLRQALASARVEPSSIGYVEAHGTGTPLGDPIEVEALIDVLGKPREDGSRCALASVKTNLGHLEAAAGVAGLIKAVLALRHQAIPRHLNFSRLNPRIQLEGTPFFVPTEQQPWARGEAPRRAGVSSFGMSGTNAHVILEEAPPKAAPEQVPAARPGHLLTLSARSEEALVELARRHAEHLGAHPELDVADVCFTANTTRARLPFRLAVAGGSTEALTTGLKAFASGSKPEQVAHGKAGNTAPKVAFLFTGQGSQFTGMGRRLYETSEVYREALDRCAAKLKPRMDLLSVLFPKEGAPSPIDQTLYSQPALFALEYALAEVWRSWGVVPDAVMGHSVGEFAAACVAGILSMEDALELIAERGRLMQALPAGGVMATVFATEEQVAPLLAPFRDRVSIAAYNAPGQLSLSGEGEAVAHITSALEAQGIAVRRLNVSHAFHSPLLEPMLGALETKAAGLTLSPAKLPLISNVTGRPVGPGELGAPGYWRRHAREAVRFQQGLESLRGLGIDTFVEVGPHTTLLGLGRACLGEGPAYLPSLRKGRDDLEQLLGTLGRLFVHGYPLDWRKVDPEPARRKVELPHYPWQRQRYWVPAVASESTRPATVVVEVPASKPEQGVRGELYGVEWAPSERKGSAAGPSGGTWLLLCDQGGVGERLAEALGPDCVKVYAGSAPGPESLAVSPLDATALEGLWRQRFSATFPCAGVVYLWGLDVAGVEGVGLREACAGVASVLRVLESAPEPGGRLWIVTRGAQQVGKGSEKVEPAQAPLWGLGRVAALEHPERWGGLIDLGPGHDAERLWEELSAVKGEDQVALRGLERYVARLVRRDALEPRPMRVEPAGTYLVTGGQGALGLQVARWLVGRGARQLVLTARSAFPERARWDELVSQGGELAARIASVRELESAGATVLLAQADVARRDEMAALLERIRGSMPALRGVIHAAGVSTNARIQELDVGKLDRVMAPKVEGAWNLHELTSGDALDFFVLFSSISSVWGSTGSGHYAAGNAFLDALVAYRRARGLVASVINWGPWSGAGMASPETRRWLEDVGVDAIAPEAGLEWMERLLAAGVPQGVVAGVRWERFKPVFEARSGRRFLERISDEAPKPKAEAATEALVSAPWREAATPAARREALQAMVRERVARVLGLDSGQPLPPERGFAELGMDSIMAVELKGRLQETLGLKLPATLAFNFPNLQSLTEHLSSLVEAGLPKTSTAEPRRRRQSDEPIAIVGLACRFPGGAETPEAFWELLRQGTDATVEVPGDRWDADAWYDADPDVPGKMYVRRGGFLRDVAGFEPRFFGISPREAESMDPQQRLLLEVAWEALENAGQDPHALRNSRTGVFVGISASEYSRLMLGGDPTELDAYLSSGTALNVAAGRLSYTLGLQGPSMAVDTACSSALVSLHLACQSLRSGESSMALAAGVNLVFSPEVTLSACKARMLAADGRCKTFDASANGFARGEGCGVLVLERLSEARAKGHTVLALIRGSAVNQDGPSSGLTVPNGLAQQAVIQQALRAAGVSPPEVSYLEAHGTGTSLGDPIEAEAMWSVFKQGRKGGESLWMGSVKTNIGHLESAAGIAGVAKVVLAMRHRQLPAHLHMKTPNPHIDWKGMGVTVPVELTAWEPTQGRRIAGVSSFGFSGTNAHVVLEEAPPMPERKQEVERPEHVLVLSARSPEALRALSGSYARLLEEGGESLGDVCFTAAVGRAPLEHRLAVVGGSGALLRERLEAVAAGREVEGVIRGSPAGAAPKVAFVFGGELWAGLGRELDETQPVFREALGRCEEALKEVLEKPLRQVLYGPGLALLKERAYARAAVFALEWSLAQLWKAWGVKPEEVVGLGVGEHVAAVERGAVGLEEGLRLAVGGRGAVGGQWDVLAKELRARGVEVALVVGSHPEGRGMAGGLASVRPGRGEWTQLLETLGTLYVRGVVVDWASYDAPYDRRRVRLPTYPFQRQRYWWRGAASRTVASTPRGEENVRPHLGRRLRSPALDALVYEATYSASRPAHLEDHRLFGTVVVAGSSHVSLALSAVEEAHGSPACTLENLTFSQALVLADGEERTLQVILTPREKGSAFEVKSLGHRDGSESWVLHATGELRPGKAVEPEPWASRAELHARCMERRSGADFYRVMLERGYTLGPGYQWIHLLGRQGNEILGEMRPPPLKDRLEDYPLHPGLIDSCIQVLAGWALDRSRGANTLFIPFSISRFSMYRRPRGTVWVHARVEEGARASSDEFLGGDLRILDELGVVAELSGFRGRLTSRDNLRTAMEPKQEAARYAIHWRPESTPRPASAPELDGGPWVLLMDGQGVGERLARMLEEHGAPVIRVRPGAAFQALGPGVFELDARRPQDFARLLNEALGQDGCAGVVYLWGLDQPALEDTSAEAMQRAALTASGGALHLVQALASRRGAPAPLWLVTRGAQAVKETRPTLALAQAPLWGFGRVLDVERPELRCTRVDLDPEDAESSLRLLVAELGRGGDAPEREVAFRGGVRLHPVLRPETGTRDGAPTLRPDATYLLTGGLGGLGLELAKWMVEQGARHLVLVGRRAPSAAASEVVRGLERVGARIAIASVDVSRDEEVARLLQRLDAASPPLRGIIHAAGVLDDGALPQLDLERFERVMAPKVAGAWNLHRRTQGRPLDFFVLFSSASATLGSAGQGNYAAANAFLDALAHERRARGQVCQSLDWGPWAEVGMVGAADGHVARVLEHRGIRPLPTRRALELFSEALASGGPQVALLSIQWPVYLEGLGAVGRSSFYEALAPARSAAPRTSAQPASSQYPLMEKLRAAPPRERERLLARILQEDVARILHLSVQEVDWRQGFAELGMDSLMAIELRNVLQKGFGASIPATVALDHPTIDFLVKHLLGEVLKLDMGEAPKPIPVPVREPEDGLVKDLDALSDADLARLVAEDLAKDS; encoded by the coding sequence GTGAGTGACGACGTCAAGGACGAGCTCAAGCAGCGCCTGGCGCGCGCGGTGCTGGCCATGCAGAAGATGCAGGCCCGCATCGACGCGCTGGAGCTGGCTCGCACCGAGCCCATCGCCATCGTGGGGATGGGCTGCCGCTTCCCGGGAGGCGCGGACACGCCGGAGGCCTACTGGAAGCTGCTGGCGGAGGGGCGCGAGGCCATCCGCCGCGAGCCGGCCTCGCGCCGCTCGGGAGCGGAGGGCTCGGGGGCGCGCTGGGGCGGCTACCTGGACGATGTGAGCGGCTTCGACGCGGGCTTCTTCGGCATCTCCCCACGCGAGGCCGCCAGTCTGGATCCGCAACAGCGGCTGCTGCTGGAGGTCGTCTGGGAGGCCCTGGAGCACGCGGGGGTGGATCCGGAGCGGCTGGCGGGCTCGCCCACGGGCGTCTTCGTGGGCCTCACCGGCAATGACTACGAGCGGCTGTTGCCCTCGGCGCCGGGCCAGGTGGACGCCTACTTCGTCACGGGCAACGGCCACTGCTTCCCGCCCGGGCGCCTCTCCTACCTGCTCGGGTTGCAGGGGCCGAGCCTCGCCGTGGACACGGCCTGCTCCTCGTCGCTCGTCGCGGTGCACCTGGCCTGCCAGAGCCTGCGCGGTGGCGAGTGCAACCTGGCGCTCGCCGGCGGGGTGAACCTCATCCTGGACTCGTTCATCACGGAGGGGCTCGTGCGCATGCAGGCGCTCTCTCCGAATGGGCGGTGCAGCGCCTTCGACGCGCGGGCCAATGGCTTCGTGCGCGGCGAGGGCTGCGGCGTCGTGGTGCTCAAGCGCCTGTCGGACGCGAAGGCGCAGGGGGACGACATCCTCGCCATCATCCGGGGCTCCGCCATCAACCAGGATGGCCGCTCCACGGGCTTCACCGCGCCCAACGTGCTCGCGCAGCAGGCCCTGCTGCGGCAGGCGCTGGCCAGCGCGCGCGTGGAACCTTCCTCCATTGGTTATGTGGAGGCGCATGGCACCGGCACCCCGCTGGGAGATCCCATCGAGGTCGAGGCGCTGATCGACGTGCTGGGCAAGCCGAGGGAGGACGGCTCCCGGTGCGCGCTCGCGTCGGTGAAGACGAACCTGGGGCACCTGGAGGCGGCGGCGGGCGTCGCGGGGCTCATCAAGGCGGTGCTGGCGCTCCGGCACCAGGCCATCCCCCGGCACCTGAACTTCAGCCGGCTCAACCCGCGCATCCAGCTGGAGGGCACGCCGTTCTTCGTCCCCACCGAGCAGCAGCCGTGGGCGCGGGGCGAAGCGCCCAGGCGCGCGGGGGTGAGCTCGTTCGGCATGAGCGGGACGAACGCCCACGTCATCCTGGAGGAGGCACCTCCGAAGGCGGCTCCCGAGCAGGTTCCGGCCGCGCGTCCCGGGCACCTGCTGACGCTCTCGGCCCGGAGCGAGGAGGCCCTGGTGGAGCTGGCGCGCCGCCACGCCGAGCACCTCGGTGCCCACCCGGAGCTGGACGTGGCGGACGTGTGCTTCACCGCCAACACCACCCGGGCCCGGCTCCCGTTCCGGCTGGCGGTGGCGGGCGGTTCGACGGAGGCGCTGACCACGGGCTTGAAGGCCTTCGCCTCGGGCTCCAAGCCGGAGCAGGTGGCCCATGGCAAGGCGGGGAACACCGCTCCAAAGGTGGCCTTCCTCTTCACCGGGCAGGGCTCGCAGTTCACCGGCATGGGGCGGAGGCTCTACGAGACGTCCGAGGTCTACCGTGAGGCGCTCGACCGCTGCGCCGCGAAGCTGAAGCCGAGGATGGATCTGCTCTCGGTGCTCTTCCCCAAGGAAGGAGCGCCGTCTCCCATCGATCAGACCCTCTACAGCCAGCCGGCCCTGTTCGCGCTGGAGTACGCGCTGGCGGAGGTGTGGCGCTCGTGGGGCGTGGTGCCGGATGCCGTCATGGGGCACAGCGTGGGCGAGTTCGCCGCCGCGTGCGTGGCGGGCATCCTCTCCATGGAGGACGCGCTGGAGCTCATCGCCGAGCGCGGACGCCTCATGCAGGCGCTGCCCGCCGGGGGCGTCATGGCCACGGTGTTCGCCACCGAGGAGCAGGTGGCCCCGCTGCTCGCGCCCTTCCGGGACCGGGTGTCCATCGCCGCGTACAACGCCCCGGGCCAGCTGTCCCTCTCGGGCGAGGGCGAGGCGGTGGCGCACATCACCTCGGCGCTGGAGGCCCAGGGCATCGCCGTGCGGCGGCTCAACGTCTCGCACGCCTTCCACTCGCCGCTGCTGGAGCCGATGCTCGGCGCCCTGGAGACGAAGGCGGCGGGGTTGACGCTGTCGCCCGCGAAGCTGCCGCTCATCTCCAACGTGACCGGCCGGCCGGTGGGGCCCGGCGAGCTGGGCGCCCCGGGCTACTGGCGCCGCCATGCGCGCGAGGCCGTGCGCTTCCAGCAGGGCCTGGAGTCCCTGCGCGGGCTGGGCATCGACACCTTCGTGGAGGTGGGCCCCCACACCACGCTGCTGGGGCTCGGACGGGCCTGCCTGGGCGAGGGGCCGGCGTACCTCCCCTCGCTGCGCAAGGGCCGGGATGACCTGGAGCAGCTGCTGGGGACCCTGGGTCGCCTGTTCGTGCACGGCTACCCGCTGGACTGGCGCAAGGTGGACCCGGAGCCGGCGCGCCGCAAGGTGGAGCTGCCGCACTACCCGTGGCAACGCCAGCGGTACTGGGTGCCCGCCGTGGCGTCCGAGTCCACGCGTCCCGCGACGGTGGTGGTGGAGGTCCCCGCCAGCAAGCCCGAGCAGGGCGTGCGGGGCGAGCTGTACGGGGTGGAGTGGGCACCCTCCGAGCGCAAGGGGTCCGCCGCCGGGCCCTCGGGCGGCACCTGGCTGCTGCTGTGCGATCAGGGCGGAGTGGGTGAGCGCCTGGCCGAGGCCCTGGGGCCCGACTGCGTGAAGGTGTACGCGGGCTCGGCGCCGGGGCCGGAGTCCCTGGCGGTGTCCCCGCTGGATGCCACGGCCCTGGAGGGCCTGTGGCGCCAGCGCTTCTCCGCGACGTTCCCCTGCGCGGGCGTGGTGTACCTGTGGGGCTTGGACGTGGCGGGCGTGGAGGGCGTGGGGCTGCGCGAGGCGTGTGCCGGAGTGGCCTCGGTGCTGCGGGTGCTGGAGTCCGCGCCGGAGCCGGGCGGCAGGCTGTGGATCGTCACGCGCGGCGCGCAGCAGGTGGGCAAGGGCTCCGAGAAGGTGGAGCCCGCCCAGGCGCCGTTGTGGGGCCTCGGGAGGGTGGCGGCGCTGGAGCACCCGGAGCGGTGGGGGGGGTTGATCGACCTGGGCCCCGGGCACGACGCGGAGCGGCTTTGGGAGGAGCTGAGCGCGGTGAAGGGTGAGGACCAGGTGGCGCTGCGAGGCCTGGAGCGGTACGTGGCGCGCCTGGTGCGGCGGGACGCCCTCGAGCCGAGGCCCATGCGGGTGGAGCCCGCGGGCACGTACCTCGTCACGGGCGGCCAGGGGGCGTTGGGCCTCCAGGTGGCGCGCTGGCTGGTGGGCCGGGGCGCACGGCAGCTCGTGCTCACCGCGCGCAGCGCCTTCCCGGAGCGGGCGCGCTGGGACGAGCTGGTGTCCCAGGGCGGAGAGCTGGCGGCGCGGATCGCCTCGGTGCGCGAGCTGGAGTCCGCGGGGGCGACGGTGCTGCTGGCCCAGGCGGACGTGGCCCGGCGGGACGAGATGGCGGCGCTGCTCGAGCGCATCAGGGGCTCGATGCCCGCGCTGCGCGGCGTCATCCACGCGGCGGGGGTCTCCACGAACGCGCGCATCCAGGAGCTGGATGTCGGCAAGCTCGACCGGGTGATGGCCCCGAAGGTGGAGGGGGCCTGGAACCTCCACGAGCTGACGAGCGGGGACGCGCTGGACTTCTTCGTCCTCTTCTCGTCCATCTCGTCGGTGTGGGGCTCGACGGGCTCGGGGCACTACGCCGCGGGCAATGCCTTCCTGGACGCGCTCGTGGCGTACCGGCGGGCGCGGGGCCTGGTGGCGTCCGTCATCAACTGGGGGCCGTGGAGCGGCGCGGGGATGGCCTCGCCCGAGACGCGGCGCTGGCTGGAGGACGTGGGCGTGGACGCGATCGCTCCGGAGGCCGGGCTGGAGTGGATGGAGCGCCTGCTCGCGGCGGGCGTGCCACAGGGCGTGGTGGCGGGGGTCCGGTGGGAGCGCTTCAAGCCCGTGTTCGAGGCCCGGAGCGGCCGGCGCTTCCTGGAGCGCATCTCGGACGAGGCGCCGAAGCCGAAGGCGGAGGCCGCGACGGAGGCGCTTGTCTCGGCGCCGTGGCGCGAGGCCGCCACGCCGGCGGCCCGGCGTGAGGCCCTGCAGGCCATGGTGCGGGAGCGGGTGGCGCGGGTGCTCGGTCTGGACTCCGGTCAGCCCCTGCCCCCCGAGCGCGGCTTCGCCGAGCTGGGGATGGACTCCATCATGGCGGTGGAGCTGAAGGGGCGGTTGCAGGAGACCCTGGGGTTGAAGCTGCCGGCGACCCTGGCCTTCAACTTCCCGAACCTCCAGTCGCTCACGGAGCACCTGTCGTCGCTGGTGGAAGCGGGGCTGCCCAAGACCAGCACGGCCGAGCCCCGGAGGCGGAGGCAGTCGGACGAGCCGATCGCCATCGTGGGACTGGCCTGCCGGTTCCCCGGTGGCGCGGAAACGCCGGAGGCCTTCTGGGAGCTGCTGCGCCAGGGGACGGACGCCACCGTGGAGGTCCCCGGGGACCGGTGGGACGCGGACGCCTGGTACGACGCGGACCCCGACGTGCCCGGGAAGATGTACGTGCGCCGCGGAGGCTTCCTGCGGGACGTGGCCGGCTTCGAGCCGCGTTTCTTCGGCATCTCCCCGCGCGAGGCGGAGAGCATGGATCCGCAGCAGCGGCTGCTGCTGGAGGTGGCCTGGGAGGCGCTGGAGAACGCGGGGCAGGATCCGCACGCGCTGCGCAACTCGCGCACGGGCGTCTTCGTGGGCATCTCCGCGTCCGAGTATTCGCGGCTGATGCTCGGAGGAGACCCGACGGAGCTGGACGCGTACCTGTCCTCGGGCACGGCGCTGAACGTGGCGGCCGGACGGCTGTCCTACACGCTGGGCCTGCAGGGGCCGAGCATGGCGGTGGACACGGCGTGCTCGTCGGCGCTGGTGTCGTTGCACCTGGCCTGCCAGAGCCTGCGCAGCGGCGAGTCCAGCATGGCGCTGGCGGCGGGAGTGAACCTGGTCTTCTCGCCGGAGGTGACGCTGTCGGCCTGCAAGGCGCGGATGCTGGCGGCGGACGGCCGGTGCAAGACGTTCGACGCGTCGGCCAACGGCTTCGCGCGCGGCGAGGGCTGTGGCGTGCTGGTGCTCGAGCGGCTGTCGGAGGCGCGGGCGAAGGGACACACGGTGCTGGCCCTCATCCGGGGCTCGGCGGTGAACCAGGACGGGCCGAGCAGCGGGCTCACGGTGCCGAACGGACTGGCGCAGCAGGCGGTCATCCAACAGGCGCTGCGGGCGGCGGGAGTGTCGCCCCCGGAGGTGAGCTACCTGGAGGCGCACGGGACGGGCACGTCGCTGGGAGACCCCATCGAGGCGGAGGCGATGTGGTCCGTGTTCAAGCAGGGGCGCAAGGGCGGCGAGTCGCTGTGGATGGGCTCGGTGAAGACGAACATCGGCCACCTGGAATCCGCGGCGGGGATCGCCGGGGTGGCGAAGGTGGTGCTGGCGATGCGGCACCGGCAGCTGCCGGCGCACCTGCACATGAAGACGCCCAACCCGCACATCGACTGGAAGGGGATGGGGGTGACGGTGCCGGTGGAGCTGACGGCCTGGGAGCCGACGCAGGGCCGGCGGATCGCCGGAGTGAGCTCGTTCGGCTTCAGCGGGACGAACGCGCACGTGGTGCTGGAGGAGGCACCGCCGATGCCGGAGCGGAAGCAGGAGGTGGAGAGGCCGGAGCACGTGCTGGTGCTGTCGGCGCGGAGCCCGGAGGCGCTGCGAGCGCTGTCGGGCAGCTACGCGCGGCTCCTGGAGGAGGGCGGCGAGTCCCTGGGAGACGTGTGCTTCACGGCGGCGGTGGGGCGTGCGCCGCTGGAGCACCGGCTGGCGGTGGTGGGAGGGAGCGGAGCGCTGCTGCGCGAGCGGCTGGAGGCGGTGGCGGCGGGGCGAGAGGTGGAGGGCGTCATCCGGGGGAGCCCGGCGGGCGCGGCGCCGAAGGTGGCGTTCGTGTTCGGCGGGGAGCTCTGGGCGGGACTGGGGCGGGAGCTGGACGAGACGCAGCCCGTCTTCCGCGAGGCGCTGGGTAGGTGCGAGGAGGCGCTGAAGGAGGTGCTGGAGAAGCCGCTGCGGCAGGTGCTGTACGGGCCCGGGCTCGCGCTGTTGAAGGAGCGGGCGTACGCGAGGGCGGCGGTCTTCGCGCTGGAGTGGTCGCTGGCCCAGCTGTGGAAGGCGTGGGGCGTGAAGCCGGAGGAGGTGGTGGGGCTGGGGGTGGGCGAGCACGTGGCGGCGGTGGAGCGGGGCGCCGTCGGCCTGGAGGAGGGCTTGCGGCTGGCGGTGGGCGGGCGAGGCGCGGTGGGTGGGCAATGGGACGTGCTGGCGAAGGAGCTGCGGGCGCGCGGGGTGGAGGTGGCCCTGGTGGTGGGCTCCCATCCAGAGGGGCGGGGCATGGCGGGCGGACTGGCCTCGGTGCGTCCTGGCCGGGGCGAGTGGACGCAGCTGCTGGAGACCCTGGGAACGCTGTACGTGCGGGGAGTGGTGGTGGACTGGGCGTCCTACGACGCACCTTATGATCGTCGCCGGGTGCGGCTGCCCACCTATCCCTTCCAGCGCCAGCGCTACTGGTGGAGGGGCGCGGCCTCGCGCACGGTGGCGTCCACGCCCCGGGGCGAGGAGAACGTCCGGCCGCACCTCGGCCGCCGGTTGCGCTCGCCAGCGCTCGACGCGCTCGTCTACGAGGCGACCTATTCGGCGTCGCGGCCAGCGCACCTCGAGGACCATCGCCTCTTCGGCACCGTCGTCGTGGCGGGATCCTCGCACGTGTCACTGGCGCTCTCCGCCGTGGAGGAGGCCCACGGCTCACCGGCGTGCACGCTGGAGAACCTGACCTTCTCCCAGGCGCTGGTGCTCGCGGACGGCGAGGAGCGCACGCTTCAGGTCATCCTCACGCCTCGTGAGAAGGGGAGCGCGTTCGAGGTGAAGTCGCTGGGCCACCGCGACGGCTCCGAGTCCTGGGTCCTGCACGCCACGGGCGAGCTGCGCCCGGGGAAGGCCGTGGAGCCCGAGCCCTGGGCCTCGCGAGCGGAGCTCCACGCCCGCTGCATGGAGCGGCGCTCGGGAGCGGACTTCTACCGCGTCATGCTCGAGCGGGGTTACACGCTGGGGCCCGGCTACCAGTGGATCCACCTGCTGGGGCGCCAGGGCAACGAGATCCTCGGGGAGATGAGGCCGCCCCCGCTGAAGGACAGACTGGAGGACTACCCGCTCCACCCGGGGCTCATCGACTCGTGCATCCAGGTGCTCGCGGGTTGGGCGCTGGACCGCTCGCGTGGCGCGAACACGCTGTTCATCCCGTTCAGCATCTCGCGGTTCAGCATGTACCGCCGACCGAGGGGCACGGTGTGGGTCCATGCCCGGGTGGAAGAGGGCGCGCGGGCCTCGTCCGATGAGTTCCTCGGGGGAGATCTGCGGATCCTCGACGAGCTGGGCGTGGTGGCGGAGCTCTCCGGCTTCCGCGGGCGGCTGACGAGCCGGGACAACCTGCGCACCGCCATGGAGCCGAAGCAGGAGGCGGCGCGCTACGCGATCCACTGGCGGCCCGAGTCCACGCCCCGGCCCGCCTCGGCACCGGAGTTGGACGGCGGGCCGTGGGTGCTGCTGATGGATGGACAGGGCGTGGGCGAGCGGCTCGCACGCATGCTGGAGGAGCACGGCGCGCCCGTGATCCGCGTCCGTCCGGGCGCCGCGTTCCAGGCACTCGGGCCCGGGGTGTTCGAGCTCGATGCGCGCCGCCCCCAGGACTTCGCGCGCCTGTTGAACGAGGCCCTCGGGCAGGACGGCTGCGCGGGCGTGGTGTACCTGTGGGGCCTGGACCAGCCGGCCTTGGAGGACACCTCCGCCGAGGCGATGCAGCGCGCCGCGCTGACGGCGAGCGGTGGTGCGCTGCACCTCGTGCAGGCACTGGCGAGCCGGAGAGGCGCTCCGGCCCCGCTGTGGCTCGTCACCCGAGGGGCGCAGGCGGTGAAGGAGACGCGCCCGACGCTGGCGCTCGCCCAGGCTCCGCTGTGGGGCTTCGGCCGGGTGTTGGACGTGGAGCGCCCGGAGCTGCGCTGCACCCGCGTGGACCTGGATCCGGAGGATGCCGAGAGCAGTCTCCGGCTCCTCGTCGCCGAGCTGGGACGCGGAGGAGACGCTCCCGAGCGGGAGGTGGCCTTCCGTGGAGGCGTGCGCCTGCACCCGGTGCTGAGGCCGGAGACGGGCACTCGCGACGGAGCCCCCACGCTCCGGCCGGATGCCACGTACCTCCTCACGGGAGGACTCGGAGGGCTGGGCCTGGAGTTGGCGAAGTGGATGGTGGAACAGGGCGCGCGTCACCTGGTGCTGGTGGGACGCCGGGCCCCCTCCGCCGCGGCCTCCGAGGTGGTGCGTGGGCTCGAGCGGGTGGGCGCCCGGATCGCCATCGCCTCCGTGGACGTCTCGCGGGATGAGGAGGTGGCGCGGCTGCTCCAACGGCTCGACGCGGCCTCGCCACCGCTGCGAGGCATCATCCACGCGGCGGGTGTGCTCGATGACGGGGCGCTCCCGCAGCTGGACCTGGAGCGCTTCGAGCGGGTGATGGCGCCGAAGGTGGCGGGGGCGTGGAACCTGCACCGGCGCACCCAGGGCCGGCCGCTGGACTTCTTCGTCCTCTTCTCCTCGGCGTCGGCGACGCTCGGCTCGGCGGGCCAGGGCAACTACGCGGCGGCGAACGCCTTCCTGGACGCGCTCGCGCACGAGCGGCGCGCACGTGGGCAGGTGTGCCAGTCGCTCGACTGGGGACCGTGGGCCGAGGTGGGCATGGTGGGGGCGGCGGACGGGCACGTGGCGCGAGTGCTCGAGCACCGGGGCATCCGGCCGCTGCCGACGCGGCGGGCGCTCGAGCTGTTCTCCGAGGCGCTCGCGAGTGGCGGGCCCCAGGTGGCGCTGCTGTCCATCCAGTGGCCGGTGTACCTGGAGGGACTCGGGGCCGTGGGGCGCTCGTCCTTCTACGAGGCGCTGGCACCGGCCCGGAGCGCGGCGCCGCGGACGAGCGCGCAGCCGGCGTCCTCCCAGTACCCGCTCATGGAGAAGCTCCGGGCGGCACCGCCGCGGGAGCGCGAGCGCCTGCTGGCTCGAATCCTTCAGGAGGACGTGGCGCGCATCCTCCATCTCTCCGTCCAGGAGGTCGACTGGCGGCAGGGGTTCGCGGAGCTCGGCATGGATTCGCTGATGGCCATCGAGCTGCGCAATGTGTTGCAGAAGGGGTTCGGTGCGTCCATCCCCGCGACGGTGGCGTTGGATCACCCGACCATCGACTTCCTGGTGAAACACCTGCTGGGAGAGGTGCTGAAGCTCGACATGGGAGAGGCTCCGAAGCCGATACCCGTTCCCGTACGCGAGCCCGAGGATGGGCTCGTGAAGGATCTCGACGCACTGTCCGACGCCGATCTGGCGCGGCTGGTGGCCGAGGATCTCGCCAAGGATTCGTGA